A window from Roseburia sp. 499 encodes these proteins:
- the rpsP gene encoding 30S ribosomal protein S16, translated as MVKIRLRRMGQKKAPFYRIVVADSRSPRDGRFIEEIGTYDPTKDPSEFHVNEELAKKWLANGAQPTEMVGKIFKAAGIEK; from the coding sequence ATGGTAAAAATCAGATTAAGAAGAATGGGACAGAAGAAAGCTCCTTTCTATAGAATCGTTGTAGCTGATTCCAGATCTCCAAGAGATGGAAGATTCATCGAGGAAATCGGAACTTACGATCCAACTAAGGATCCAAGTGAATTCCACGTAAATGAAGAATTAGCAAAGAAATGGTTAGCAAATGGTGCTCAGCCTACAGAAATGGTAGGAAAGATCTTCAAAGCAGCCGGTATCGAAAAATAA
- a CDS encoding KH domain-containing protein, with amino-acid sequence MKELVEVIAKALVDHPEEVVVTESENEKSIVLELRVAQPDMGKVIGKQGRIAKAIRSVVKAAAAKSDKKVIVDIMQ; translated from the coding sequence ATGAAAGAATTAGTTGAAGTAATTGCGAAAGCACTTGTGGATCATCCGGAAGAAGTCGTAGTTACGGAATCTGAGAACGAGAAGTCCATTGTTTTAGAATTACGTGTTGCCCAGCCAGATATGGGAAAAGTAATCGGTAAGCAGGGACGTATTGCAAAAGCCATTCGTTCTGTTGTAAAAGCAGCAGCAGCTAAGAGTGACAAAAAAGTTATCGTAGATATTATGCAGTAA
- the rimM gene encoding ribosome maturation factor RimM (Essential for efficient processing of 16S rRNA), translating to MEELLQVGVITNTHGIRGEVKVFPTTDDVKRFKKLKQVILDTGKEQLELEITQVKYFKNLVILKFKDIDNINDVEKYKGKSLFVTRKNAVKCEKDEYFIADLIDMKVVTEEGQEVGTVADVLQTGANDVYVISRPGKKELLLPAIKDCIRKVDMKERVMQVFVMPGLDDEE from the coding sequence ATGGAAGAATTATTACAGGTAGGTGTAATTACAAATACACATGGAATTCGTGGTGAAGTGAAAGTATTTCCTACTACAGATGATGTAAAGCGTTTTAAGAAGCTGAAACAGGTAATATTAGATACCGGAAAAGAACAATTGGAGTTGGAAATTACTCAGGTAAAGTATTTTAAGAATCTTGTAATTTTGAAATTTAAGGACATTGATAATATCAATGACGTTGAGAAATATAAGGGAAAGAGTCTTTTTGTTACCCGAAAGAACGCAGTAAAATGTGAAAAAGATGAATATTTTATTGCGGATTTGATTGACATGAAGGTCGTAACAGAGGAAGGACAAGAAGTTGGAACAGTGGCAGATGTGCTTCAGACCGGAGCAAATGATGTATATGTCATTAGTCGTCCCGGAAAAAAAGAACTGTTACTTCCGGCAATTAAGGATTGCATTCGAAAAGTCGATATGAAGGAAAGGGTGATGCAAGTATTTGTAATGCCCGGACTGGATGATGAAGAGTAG
- a CDS encoding GNAT family N-acetyltransferase: MDDPEYIKGRLESGWMFGAFLGEKLTGFIGLHEEGSMGMLEVLPEYRGRKIGKALETYLINLCLEHGFTPFTQVKEGNEISTRLQESLGLCKSKQKVCFMEKMLYNTNLL; this comes from the coding sequence ATGGATGATCCGGAATATATCAAAGGTCGTTTGGAATCAGGCTGGATGTTCGGAGCATTTTTGGGTGAGAAGCTTACCGGATTTATAGGACTGCACGAAGAAGGAAGTATGGGAATGTTGGAAGTCCTTCCGGAATATCGTGGCAGAAAAATTGGAAAGGCATTGGAAACATATCTGATTAACCTCTGTCTGGAACACGGTTTCACTCCGTTTACACAGGTGAAAGAGGGAAATGAGATTTCTACAAGACTACAGGAATCTTTAGGATTATGTAAGTCAAAACAAAAGGTATGTTTTATGGAAAAAATGCTTTACAATACAAACTTATTATGA
- the rplS gene encoding 50S ribosomal protein L19, whose product MNASEIIKNIEQEQLKAEVPEFNVGDTVKVYGKIKEGNRERIQVFEGIVLKKQGGSNRETFTVRKFSNGVGVEKTWPLHSPNVEKVEVVRCGKVRRAKLNYLRERVGKRAKVKELVK is encoded by the coding sequence ATGAACGCATCAGAAATTATCAAGAACATTGAACAGGAACAGTTAAAGGCAGAAGTACCTGAATTTAACGTAGGTGATACCGTAAAAGTTTATGGTAAAATCAAGGAAGGAAACCGTGAAAGAATTCAGGTTTTCGAAGGAATCGTATTAAAGAAACAGGGCGGAAGCAACAGAGAGACTTTTACCGTAAGAAAGTTCTCAAATGGTGTTGGTGTTGAGAAAACATGGCCATTACATTCTCCTAACGTTGAGAAGGTAGAAGTAGTACGTTGTGGTAAAGTAAGACGTGCAAAACTGAACTACTTAAGAGAACGTGTTGGTAAGAGAGCAAAAGTAAAAGAATTAGTAAAATAA
- the lepB gene encoding signal peptidase I, producing the protein MRRRSSGLNFNRRKRKINTGLLKEIGIWAGEILLVMVVAVMLVSFVGFRITVVGASMSPTLESGQEILVNRFVYKIFSPKQNDLIVFLPNGNEKSHYYVKRVIAGPGDKVQIKDGVVYVNGEKFTEEAAVSNIENALLAENEITVGEDEYFVLGDNRNNSEDSRYASIGNVKKDHIVGKAWFVVSPWGKFGFIK; encoded by the coding sequence ATGAGAAGAAGATCCAGTGGACTGAATTTCAATAGAAGAAAGAGAAAAATAAATACAGGTTTGCTAAAGGAAATCGGCATCTGGGCAGGAGAGATTCTTCTGGTAATGGTGGTAGCGGTGATGTTGGTTTCATTCGTAGGATTTCGAATAACAGTGGTAGGAGCTTCCATGTCCCCCACTTTAGAGAGTGGACAAGAGATTTTGGTAAATCGTTTTGTGTATAAGATTTTTAGTCCAAAGCAGAATGATTTAATTGTATTTTTGCCAAATGGAAATGAGAAGTCCCATTATTATGTGAAACGTGTCATTGCAGGACCGGGAGATAAAGTGCAGATAAAAGACGGTGTGGTTTATGTAAATGGAGAGAAGTTTACGGAAGAGGCAGCGGTTTCTAATATTGAAAATGCACTTTTAGCAGAAAATGAGATTACCGTAGGTGAAGATGAATACTTTGTGCTTGGGGATAATCGAAATAATAGTGAAGATAGCCGATATGCCAGCATTGGAAACGTAAAAAAGGACCACATTGTGGGAAAAGCTTGGTTTGTAGTTTCCCCTTGGGGAAAATTTGGTTTTATTAAATAG
- the ylqF gene encoding ribosome biogenesis GTPase YlqF, translating to MHFQWYPGHMTKAKRQMQEDIKLIDLVIELVDARIPLSSRNPDIDELGKQKARLILMNKADLANEEQTRKWSEYFRNKGFYVVKLDARSKAGMKSINDVIMEACKEKIERDRRRGIKNRPVRAMVVGIPNVGKSTFINTYAGKACAKTGNKPGVTKGKQWIRLNKNVELLDTPGILWPKFEDQSVGLRLALIGSIKDEILNIDELSLELIRIIQKNYPGILKARYEVEEEREAVEVLEQIARNRNCVQKGNELDYSKAALLVIDEFRSGRLGKITLEFPEG from the coding sequence ATGCATTTTCAATGGTATCCGGGGCATATGACGAAGGCAAAACGTCAGATGCAGGAAGATATAAAATTGATTGATCTTGTAATTGAGTTGGTAGATGCACGGATTCCTTTAAGTAGCAGGAATCCGGATATTGATGAACTGGGAAAACAAAAGGCAAGATTAATATTAATGAATAAGGCAGATCTTGCCAACGAGGAACAGACCAGAAAGTGGTCAGAATATTTTCGTAACAAAGGTTTTTATGTAGTGAAGCTGGATGCGCGCAGTAAGGCGGGAATGAAGTCTATCAATGATGTAATCATGGAAGCGTGTAAAGAAAAGATAGAGAGAGATCGGCGAAGAGGAATCAAGAATCGTCCGGTGCGAGCCATGGTAGTGGGAATTCCAAATGTTGGAAAATCCACATTTATCAATACCTATGCAGGAAAGGCATGTGCTAAGACAGGAAATAAACCTGGTGTTACCAAAGGAAAACAGTGGATACGTCTGAATAAGAATGTAGAATTATTGGATACGCCGGGAATTCTATGGCCAAAGTTTGAGGATCAGAGTGTAGGACTTCGTTTGGCACTGATTGGGTCTATTAAGGATGAGATTTTAAATATCGATGAGCTTTCACTGGAATTGATTCGGATTATTCAGAAAAATTATCCGGGAATTCTGAAAGCCAGATATGAGGTAGAAGAAGAGAGAGAAGCGGTAGAAGTATTAGAACAGATTGCCAGAAATCGTAATTGTGTGCAGAAAGGAAATGAACTGGATTATAGTAAAGCAGCTCTTTTGGTTATTGATGAGTTTCGAAGTGGGCGTCTTGGAAAAATAACCCTTGAATTTCCGGAAGGATAA
- the lepB gene encoding signal peptidase I — MEEKKKKFNWKETVSFILYIVAVFIITYLVITYVGQRTEVIGTSMEYTLSDGDNLIVDKISYRFHDPERFDIIVFPFQYKEDTYYIKRIIGLPGETVQIDMNGTIYIDGEELQESYGREVIKDPGTAAEPITLGEDEYFVLGDNRNASSDSRDPSVGVIKREDIIGRAWLRIYPFSKFGFIKHK, encoded by the coding sequence ATGGAAGAGAAAAAGAAGAAATTTAACTGGAAAGAGACTGTTAGTTTCATTTTGTATATTGTAGCAGTATTTATAATTACCTATCTGGTAATTACCTATGTGGGGCAGAGAACAGAAGTGATTGGTACTTCTATGGAATATACTCTTAGCGATGGAGATAATCTGATTGTAGATAAAATTTCGTATCGTTTTCATGATCCGGAGCGGTTTGATATTATTGTTTTTCCGTTTCAGTATAAGGAAGACACTTATTATATCAAAAGAATTATTGGTTTGCCTGGGGAGACAGTGCAGATTGACATGAATGGAACCATTTATATTGATGGGGAAGAGTTACAGGAATCATATGGACGGGAAGTCATAAAAGATCCGGGAACTGCTGCGGAACCTATCACGCTAGGAGAAGATGAATATTTTGTGCTGGGAGATAATCGGAATGCCAGCTCAGATAGTCGAGACCCTAGTGTAGGTGTTATCAAGCGAGAGGATATTATAGGAAGAGCATGGCTTCGGATTTATCCATTTTCAAAATTTGGATTCATTAAGCATAAGTAA
- a CDS encoding ribonuclease HII, protein MLPSFITEYKSDERAGVQKLVQQAQKRLDNLAKERARIEQLKVYERKYEACGYICGIDEVGRGPLAGPVVAGAVILPKDCDILYINDSKKLSEKKREELYDIIMEQAVATGIGMAAPGRIDEINILQATYEAMRQAIQNLAVTPDILLNDAVTIPKVSIRQVPIIKGDAKSISIGAASIIAKVTRDRLMVEYDKVMPEYGFASNKGYGSKEHIEALKKYGPSPIHRQSFIKNFR, encoded by the coding sequence ATGCTGCCTTCTTTTATTACAGAATACAAAAGTGATGAACGTGCAGGTGTGCAGAAATTGGTACAGCAGGCGCAGAAGCGTTTGGACAATCTTGCAAAGGAACGGGCAAGGATTGAGCAGTTGAAGGTATATGAGAGAAAATATGAAGCCTGTGGCTATATTTGTGGAATCGATGAAGTAGGAAGAGGACCTCTTGCCGGACCTGTAGTAGCAGGAGCAGTAATATTGCCAAAGGATTGTGATATTCTATATATCAACGATTCTAAGAAGTTAAGTGAGAAGAAAAGAGAAGAATTGTACGATATCATTATGGAACAGGCAGTAGCAACCGGAATCGGAATGGCAGCTCCCGGAAGAATTGATGAGATTAATATTTTACAGGCAACTTATGAAGCTATGCGTCAAGCTATTCAAAATCTTGCAGTAACACCCGATATATTATTAAACGATGCGGTTACTATTCCAAAGGTAAGTATTCGACAGGTCCCAATTATTAAGGGAGATGCAAAGAGTATTTCTATTGGTGCGGCAAGTATTATTGCAAAAGTTACAAGAGACCGTTTGATGGTAGAATATGATAAGGTGATGCCGGAGTATGGATTTGCATCCAATAAAGGATACGGTTCTAAGGAGCATATCGAAGCATTGAAAAAGTACGGTCCATCACCAATTCACCGTCAAAGTTTTATTAAAAACTTCCGGTAA
- a CDS encoding flagellar hook-length control protein FliK: MSIVEGINQYQNNTPSNTQTMSAVKETIRPASVYLQEMTPGKVFEGTVLEIKNGQVTIGLNDGQTLTARLESGVQLEKGMPMLFEVKANSGEQIAIHPVNWESAQNPTLLKALEAAGLKVTQQNLSMVSEMMKEQMPVDKTSLLQMSRLMSRFPQTDVQTLIQMQKAGIEITNSNLQQFENYRNNQQSFLPEMREVINGLPQLAEQLYSGEQGSVNMQGQVAMNAQPLLQFQQQIVGILVGSQTGADGSAQTAVQAAMTTGAAEQLAQNEVLENLSVSQVNATEGVIIHQDLTQSDSGVGNQFQSQADLKNSLESGFASGKNGEETASGQIGEKNSAAQSEIVEQNSLIGNALKRNQVSSILSSGQQANLAALLQEFSGAVENKILFQNGQLNTELTAGEMLQQIIASVENSENYTTAAMQKLFFSDEYKEVLTRAMEEQWLTTPEDLKEEGAVKELYHRLGRQMEQLQQVLNQTGTEQGATLAKSAQGVQSNLEFMNQLNQMYTYVQLPLKLQNQNAHSDLYVYTNKKSLMDKSGELTALLHLDMEHLGATDIYIKMMGTSLATTFYLEDSSSCDIILKHMDSLQEKLEEKGYQCKVDVENRGKQQDFVEEFLEKEKPVGRFQRYSFDVKA; encoded by the coding sequence ATGTCAATCGTAGAAGGAATTAATCAATATCAGAATAATACACCATCCAATACTCAGACAATGTCAGCGGTAAAGGAAACTATACGTCCGGCTTCTGTCTATCTTCAAGAAATGACACCGGGAAAAGTATTTGAAGGAACGGTATTAGAGATAAAAAATGGACAGGTTACCATAGGATTAAACGACGGACAGACTCTGACAGCTCGTCTGGAGAGTGGAGTCCAGTTGGAAAAGGGAATGCCAATGTTGTTTGAGGTAAAAGCAAACAGCGGGGAGCAGATTGCTATTCATCCGGTGAACTGGGAAAGTGCGCAGAATCCAACTTTGTTAAAGGCTTTGGAAGCTGCGGGACTAAAGGTGACACAGCAAAATCTGTCTATGGTGAGTGAAATGATGAAAGAGCAGATGCCGGTAGATAAGACGAGTCTTCTTCAGATGTCGCGGCTGATGTCACGTTTTCCGCAGACAGATGTTCAGACATTGATACAGATGCAAAAGGCTGGGATTGAGATAACAAATAGTAACCTTCAGCAGTTTGAAAATTATCGGAATAATCAACAGTCTTTTTTGCCGGAAATGCGAGAAGTAATCAATGGACTTCCACAGTTAGCAGAGCAGCTTTATAGTGGTGAACAGGGAAGTGTAAATATGCAGGGGCAGGTGGCTATGAACGCACAGCCTTTATTACAATTTCAGCAACAGATTGTAGGAATTCTGGTAGGTAGCCAGACAGGAGCAGATGGCAGTGCTCAGACAGCGGTGCAGGCGGCTATGACAACCGGTGCAGCAGAGCAACTGGCACAGAATGAGGTGTTAGAGAATCTGTCAGTTTCTCAAGTGAATGCTACAGAAGGGGTAATTATTCATCAAGATTTGACTCAGAGTGACAGTGGAGTAGGAAATCAATTTCAAAGTCAGGCGGATTTGAAAAATAGTTTGGAAAGTGGTTTTGCTTCAGGGAAGAACGGAGAGGAAACTGCGTCAGGTCAGATTGGAGAGAAAAATAGTGCGGCTCAATCAGAGATAGTAGAGCAAAATAGTTTAATCGGAAATGCGTTAAAGAGAAATCAGGTAAGTAGTATTTTATCCTCTGGTCAACAGGCAAACCTTGCTGCCTTATTACAGGAATTTTCTGGGGCAGTAGAAAATAAGATATTATTTCAAAATGGGCAGTTAAATACAGAACTGACAGCAGGAGAAATGTTACAGCAAATCATAGCCTCTGTAGAAAACAGTGAGAATTATACCACTGCTGCCATGCAGAAATTATTTTTTTCAGATGAATATAAAGAAGTGTTGACACGGGCGATGGAAGAACAATGGCTTACTACACCGGAAGATTTGAAGGAAGAAGGAGCTGTAAAGGAACTGTATCATCGCTTGGGGCGTCAGATGGAACAATTGCAACAGGTATTGAATCAGACAGGAACAGAGCAGGGAGCAACATTGGCAAAGTCTGCACAGGGTGTACAGAGCAATCTGGAATTTATGAATCAACTGAATCAAATGTATACTTATGTACAGCTTCCGTTGAAATTGCAGAATCAGAATGCACACAGTGACCTTTATGTATACACAAATAAGAAAAGTCTAATGGATAAAAGTGGAGAACTGACCGCATTGTTGCACTTGGATATGGAGCATTTGGGAGCAACAGATATTTATATTAAAATGATGGGAACATCTCTGGCAACTACTTTTTATCTGGAAGATAGTAGTTCTTGTGATATTATTTTAAAACATATGGATTCATTACAAGAAAAATTGGAAGAAAAGGGCTATCAGTGTAAGGTAGATGTGGAAAATAGAGGAAAACAGCAGGATTTTGTGGAAGAATTTTTAGAAAAAGAGAAGCCTGTGGGAAGATTTCAGCGATATTCCTTTGATGTGAAAGCATAA
- a CDS encoding EscU/YscU/HrcU family type III secretion system export apparatus switch protein has product MRYKNTNEPVITERGQGGKPKTAVAVAYEPGEAAPKIIAAGKGIVAEKIIEKAKEAEIPFYRDDKLADTLSKLEIGDSIPPELYEVVAEILVFVDDMDKLREKVRD; this is encoded by the coding sequence ATAAGATACAAAAATACAAATGAACCGGTAATTACAGAACGAGGGCAAGGGGGAAAACCAAAAACTGCCGTGGCTGTAGCCTATGAACCAGGTGAGGCGGCACCTAAAATCATTGCAGCAGGAAAGGGAATTGTTGCGGAAAAGATTATTGAAAAAGCAAAAGAGGCAGAAATTCCTTTTTATCGAGATGATAAGCTGGCAGATACACTTTCAAAATTGGAAATTGGAGATAGTATTCCGCCGGAATTATATGAAGTAGTGGCAGAAATATTGGTATTTGTAGATGATATGGATAAATTGAGGGAAAAGGTAAGAGATTAA
- a CDS encoding YraN family protein, translating into MVKIGKRKEGYLQEEKAVQYLKKRGYRILQRNFYSRYGEIDIIARDKEYLVFIEVKYRKSERGGHPVEAVDVRKQGRICKTAQWFLKRYGYNQETPCRFDVVAILGDDVNLLRNAFEYQC; encoded by the coding sequence ATGGTAAAAATAGGGAAAAGAAAAGAAGGATATCTTCAGGAAGAAAAAGCGGTGCAATATTTGAAAAAGAGAGGGTATCGAATATTACAACGTAATTTTTATAGCAGATATGGAGAAATAGATATTATTGCAAGAGACAAGGAATATCTGGTTTTCATAGAAGTGAAATATCGAAAAAGCGAAAGAGGTGGTCACCCGGTAGAGGCAGTGGATGTGAGAAAACAAGGGCGCATCTGTAAGACGGCACAATGGTTTTTGAAAAGGTATGGATACAACCAGGAAACACCTTGCCGCTTTGATGTGGTGGCAATTCTTGGAGATGATGTGAATTTACTGCGTAATGCATTTGAGTATCAATGTTAA
- the pgeF gene encoding peptidoglycan editing factor PgeF, with protein MVFKKTTSETVLDIKEQNGFPMLVYPLLEQTGIVKHCFTTRQGGVSEGIFESLNLSFTRGDKKEAVEENFRRVAKALGTEYENFVFTDQTHTTNVKRVGKEDAGKGLTKERGYTDVDGLISNEPGIVLSTFYADCVPLYFVDPVHRAIGLSHSGWRGTVGRMGKVTLEAMNREFGTRPEEVICAIGPSICQSCYEISEDVAVEFKHEFHGHEEEILIEKGNGKYQLDLWRTNELILLEAGVRQEHLAVTNICTCCNDKLLFSHRASQGKRGNLGAFLALV; from the coding sequence ATGGTATTCAAAAAGACTACATCAGAAACTGTATTAGATATAAAGGAGCAGAATGGTTTTCCCATGCTAGTCTATCCCTTGTTAGAACAGACCGGTATCGTAAAACATTGTTTCACCACCAGGCAGGGAGGCGTTAGTGAAGGCATCTTCGAAAGCCTGAATCTGAGCTTCACAAGAGGAGATAAAAAGGAAGCGGTAGAAGAGAATTTCCGGCGGGTAGCAAAAGCACTGGGAACAGAATACGAGAACTTTGTATTTACAGACCAGACCCATACTACCAATGTAAAGCGGGTAGGAAAAGAAGATGCAGGAAAGGGTTTGACAAAAGAGCGGGGCTATACGGATGTGGATGGACTTATTTCTAATGAACCGGGGATTGTTTTATCGACCTTTTATGCGGACTGTGTTCCTTTGTATTTTGTAGATCCGGTGCATCGGGCAATTGGGCTTTCTCATTCCGGCTGGCGTGGAACCGTAGGAAGAATGGGAAAGGTGACATTAGAAGCCATGAATCGGGAATTTGGTACTAGACCGGAAGAGGTCATTTGTGCCATTGGACCGTCTATCTGTCAGTCTTGCTATGAAATCAGTGAGGATGTAGCAGTAGAATTCAAACATGAATTTCATGGACATGAGGAAGAAATTTTGATTGAGAAAGGAAATGGAAAATATCAGCTTGACTTGTGGCGTACGAACGAGTTAATCTTATTAGAAGCAGGAGTAAGACAGGAACATCTGGCAGTGACCAATATCTGTACCTGTTGTAATGATAAGTTGTTGTTTTCACACCGGGCAAGTCAGGGAAAACGTGGAAATTTAGGAGCATTTTTAGCATTGGTATAG
- a CDS encoding M42 family metallopeptidase, whose translation MEKYMDYVLEQTKKVLAIDSPTGYTKEAADYVIGTYEALGYHPVKTVKGGVLVEIGGEDATDAILLEAHMDTLGAMVREIKGNGRLKLSPLGGMNPNNAEAENCRIITRFDGKYEGTFQLENASIHVNGEYNNTKRSYDNMEVVLDENVTSEEETRKLGIMEGDIVAFDPRTTITEKGYIKSRFLDDKLSVGILLGFAKFLKEENITTKRKIYHHITVYEEVGHGACGTVPEGVTEILSVDMGCVGDSLQCSERQVSICAKDSVGPYNYDVVTNLIKAAKENNIDFAVDVYPHYGSDADAALEAGYDCRHGLIGAGVYASHGYERSHVDGARNTLELLKAYLV comes from the coding sequence ATGGAAAAATATATGGATTATGTATTAGAACAGACAAAGAAGGTTTTGGCTATAGACAGCCCTACCGGATACACTAAGGAAGCAGCAGATTATGTAATCGGTACATATGAAGCGTTAGGGTATCATCCGGTAAAAACGGTAAAGGGAGGAGTACTGGTGGAAATTGGTGGTGAAGATGCAACGGATGCCATTTTGTTAGAAGCACATATGGATACCTTAGGAGCTATGGTGCGTGAGATTAAAGGGAACGGAAGATTGAAACTGTCTCCATTAGGTGGAATGAATCCAAATAATGCAGAAGCAGAGAATTGTCGTATCATCACCAGATTTGATGGAAAATATGAGGGAACTTTCCAATTAGAAAATGCATCCATTCATGTAAACGGAGAATATAATAACACCAAACGAAGCTATGATAACATGGAAGTAGTGTTGGATGAAAATGTAACTTCCGAAGAAGAGACTAGAAAGCTTGGAATTATGGAAGGTGACATTGTAGCATTTGACCCAAGAACCACTATTACAGAAAAAGGATATATCAAGAGCCGTTTTCTGGATGATAAGTTGAGTGTGGGAATTTTACTAGGATTCGCGAAATTTTTAAAAGAAGAAAATATTACAACAAAACGAAAAATTTATCATCATATAACAGTATATGAGGAAGTAGGACATGGTGCCTGCGGAACAGTACCGGAAGGCGTTACTGAGATCCTTTCTGTTGATATGGGATGTGTAGGAGATAGTCTACAGTGCAGTGAACGTCAGGTGTCTATTTGTGCCAAAGATAGTGTAGGACCTTATAACTATGATGTGGTAACTAATTTGATAAAAGCTGCAAAGGAAAATAATATTGATTTTGCCGTAGATGTATATCCACACTATGGTTCTGATGCAGACGCTGCATTAGAAGCTGGATATGATTGCCGTCACGGGCTCATTGGAGCAGGTGTATACGCTTCCCATGGATATGAAAGAAGTCATGTAGATGGAGCAAGAAATACATTGGAGTTGTTAAAGGCATATTTAGTATAA